The following coding sequences lie in one Eubacterium ventriosum genomic window:
- a CDS encoding MBL fold metallo-hydrolase codes for MTVTYIGHSGFLLETEDAYFLFDYFEGTIPELKNNKSIIVFSSHRHHDHFNPEIFELIKIYPDIRYVLSYDIPLKRHLKKYENQGIDLAKNILITKKNIETMLKLPNGKDLKISTFRSTDEGVAFLLEYDNKVYYHAGDLNCWYWKEEPKSYRNNMIQLYIREIQKMDNLKIDVAFVPLDPRLEETAYEGLEIFMEHTNPQIVFPMHCWGKYDIISSFLNKHPEYKEKIRMINNEGQIFNV; via the coding sequence TTGACTGTAACATATATCGGACATAGTGGTTTTTTACTGGAAACTGAAGATGCATATTTTCTTTTCGATTATTTTGAAGGCACAATTCCTGAATTAAAGAATAATAAAAGCATTATTGTTTTTTCCAGTCACCGGCATCACGATCACTTTAATCCTGAAATTTTTGAACTTATTAAAATTTATCCGGATATACGTTATGTGTTGTCATATGATATTCCCCTTAAAAGACATCTAAAAAAATATGAAAACCAGGGGATAGACCTAGCGAAAAACATTTTGATAACGAAAAAGAATATCGAAACAATGCTTAAGCTGCCTAACGGAAAGGACTTAAAAATATCAACTTTTAGGTCTACAGATGAAGGTGTAGCATTTCTGTTAGAATATGATAACAAGGTTTATTATCACGCAGGAGATTTAAACTGTTGGTATTGGAAGGAAGAACCTAAGTCTTATAGAAATAATATGATTCAATTATATATCCGCGAAATTCAAAAAATGGATAACTTAAAGATTGATGTTGCCTTTGTTCCTTTGGATCCCAGACTTGAAGAAACAGCATATGAAGGTTTGGAAATATTTATGGAACATACTAATCCACAAATTGTATTTCCAATGCACTGCTGGGGAAAGTATGATATAATCAGTTCTTTCCTTAATAAACATCCTGAATATAAAGAAAAAATCCGGATGATTAATAATGAAGGACAAATTTTTAATGTTTGA
- a CDS encoding FKBP-type peptidyl-prolyl cis-trans isomerase, which translates to MFKKVLAVGFSAVLALSLVACGGSKDNKSKSSKETTTASESEAATVYSVKDEKIKVDSGVIKLADYSQLTVYEDDVKVTDDSYKSQVDYILEQSATYKDTKSAKISSVDKVKVDYTGQIKYKGKKVTFEGGTASDQEIDLGNNSSGYIDGFTKALEGQHKVGDKFTKKLKFPDTYKNNTKIDGKEVKLAGKTVWFTFTIKSISTKSVPKLTDKFVKEKFGAYGVTDVKSFEKYAREQMRTSNIMNKVWSNFVASCEVVSYSSTEKESLKKVADANYESQLQSQYGVDLDSYLEAASMSKEDWDNNIMSQVESSLKTKMVYQALAKKADLVPSDSDYNKEAETLAQQNSLSVKELESTYGKKEVEYAVITQRVQKYIAENVTVKEGSEPTTAAETTEAATTAK; encoded by the coding sequence ATGTTTAAGAAAGTTTTGGCAGTTGGTTTTTCTGCTGTATTAGCATTGTCATTAGTAGCATGCGGAGGCAGCAAAGACAACAAATCAAAGTCAAGTAAAGAGACAACAACAGCAAGCGAAAGCGAGGCAGCAACAGTTTATTCTGTAAAGGATGAGAAGATTAAAGTTGACAGCGGTGTTATTAAGCTTGCAGATTATTCACAGTTAACAGTATACGAAGATGATGTAAAGGTAACAGATGATAGTTATAAGTCACAGGTTGATTACATCTTAGAGCAGAGCGCAACATATAAAGATACTAAGAGTGCAAAGATTTCATCAGTAGACAAAGTTAAAGTTGACTACACAGGACAGATTAAGTATAAGGGTAAGAAAGTTACTTTTGAAGGCGGTACAGCTTCTGATCAGGAAATTGACCTTGGAAATAATAGTAGCGGATACATTGATGGATTTACTAAAGCATTAGAAGGACAGCACAAAGTTGGGGACAAGTTTACTAAGAAATTAAAATTCCCTGACACATACAAAAACAACACAAAGATTGATGGGAAAGAAGTTAAACTTGCAGGAAAGACAGTTTGGTTTACTTTTACAATTAAGAGTATTTCAACTAAGTCAGTTCCAAAGTTAACAGACAAGTTTGTAAAAGAAAAATTCGGTGCATACGGTGTAACAGATGTTAAGTCATTTGAAAAATATGCAAGAGAACAGATGAGAACATCAAACATTATGAACAAAGTTTGGTCAAACTTTGTAGCTTCTTGTGAAGTTGTATCATACAGCTCAACAGAAAAAGAAAGCTTAAAGAAAGTTGCAGATGCAAACTACGAATCACAGCTTCAGTCACAGTATGGTGTAGATCTTGATTCATATCTTGAAGCAGCTTCAATGTCAAAAGAAGACTGGGATAACAACATCATGAGCCAGGTTGAATCATCATTAAAGACAAAGATGGTATACCAGGCATTAGCAAAGAAGGCAGATTTAGTTCCTTCAGATTCAGATTACAACAAAGAAGCTGAAACACTTGCACAGCAGAACTCATTATCAGTAAAAGAACTAGAATCAACATATGGTAAAAAAGAAGTTGAATATGCTGTAATTACACAGAGAGTTCAGAAATATATTGCTGAAAATGTAACAGTTAAGGAAGG
- a CDS encoding PBECR4 domain-containing protein, protein MNLLQKSARAWKEIIEYRYLFVYGYQKQLYPINLIFSLNEYPHLAGFQYAKDIALPNYSSAKIADRVIEGKISFDTLKKATQYKDMIKPRLEALIHLKESLDNEFNLYSFMPRMYPFYTTIKADYLISSHTNINNFIFIINTNSQNESKCDFLCCSTFEKGKRDYETNQRARTLLKKERIHIPSNTSVIFFDKIN, encoded by the coding sequence ATGAATCTATTACAAAAATCAGCCAGAGCCTGGAAAGAAATAATTGAATATAGATATCTCTTTGTTTATGGCTACCAAAAACAATTATATCCAATTAATCTTATTTTTTCTTTAAATGAGTATCCACATCTTGCAGGTTTTCAGTATGCAAAAGATATTGCACTCCCAAACTACTCATCTGCAAAAATAGCAGACCGTGTAATTGAAGGCAAAATATCTTTTGATACGTTAAAAAAAGCTACCCAATATAAAGATATGATTAAGCCTCGTTTGGAGGCACTAATTCATTTAAAAGAATCTCTTGATAATGAATTTAATCTATATTCATTTATGCCTCGTATGTATCCATTTTATACTACAATAAAGGCAGATTATTTAATATCAAGTCATACAAACATAAACAATTTTATATTTATAATTAATACCAATTCACAGAATGAATCGAAATGTGATTTTCTTTGTTGTTCAACTTTTGAAAAAGGAAAACGTGATTATGAAACCAATCAACGTGCCAGAACATTACTCAAAAAAGAACGTATTCACATTCCTTCTAATACTTCTGTTATATTTTTTGATAAAATTAATTAA
- the purF gene encoding amidophosphoribosyltransferase, which produces MSHMDTRMSWEPDKPHEECGVFGMYDLDGNDVASSIYYGLFALQHRGQESCGIAVSDTFGPRKVDLLKGMGLVNEVFNQENIASLKGNIGVGHCRYSTAGESIPSNAQPLVINYVKGTLMLAHNGNLINANELREELAYTGAIFQTTIDSEVIAYHIARERIKTKTAEQAVVNAMKKIKGAYALVVSSPRKLIGARDPYGFKPLCIGKRDNAYILASETCALDTIDAEFVRDVEPGEVVVIDKDGIKSDKSLCLKPEEQARCVFEYIYFARPDSNFDGTSVYHSRIMAGKFLAMDSPVDADIVVGVPESGNAAAMGYAMQSGIPYGTAFVKNAYVGRTFIKPQQKSRESSVRVKLNVLKEAVNGKRVVMIDDSIVRGTTSDRIVQMLKDAGATEVHVRISSPPFISECYFGTDVPNKEQLIAHNRTIEDIRQVIGSDSLAYLSIDRLIELSGGKAICKGCFTGEYPMEPPTEDIRGEYDK; this is translated from the coding sequence ATGAGTCACATGGATACTAGAATGTCTTGGGAACCGGACAAGCCTCATGAAGAATGTGGTGTCTTTGGAATGTATGATTTGGATGGCAACGATGTTGCATCATCAATTTACTACGGACTGTTTGCGTTACAGCATCGTGGACAGGAAAGCTGTGGTATTGCCGTATCAGATACTTTTGGACCTAGAAAGGTTGACCTTTTAAAAGGGATGGGATTGGTTAACGAAGTGTTCAACCAGGAGAATATAGCAAGCTTAAAAGGTAACATTGGTGTTGGTCATTGCCGTTATTCAACAGCAGGAGAAAGCATTCCAAGTAATGCACAGCCTTTGGTTATTAATTATGTTAAGGGAACTTTAATGTTAGCACATAATGGAAACCTTATTAATGCTAACGAATTGAGAGAGGAATTGGCATATACAGGTGCTATTTTCCAGACAACAATCGATTCAGAAGTTATAGCTTATCACATAGCAAGAGAGAGAATTAAGACTAAAACAGCCGAACAAGCAGTAGTAAATGCTATGAAGAAGATTAAAGGTGCGTACGCCCTTGTTGTTTCAAGTCCTAGAAAATTAATTGGAGCAAGAGATCCATATGGTTTTAAACCTCTTTGTATAGGTAAGCGTGATAATGCTTACATATTGGCTTCAGAAACTTGTGCATTGGATACAATTGATGCAGAGTTTGTCAGAGATGTGGAGCCGGGAGAAGTTGTTGTAATAGACAAGGATGGTATCAAATCAGACAAATCATTATGCTTAAAGCCTGAAGAACAGGCAAGATGCGTATTTGAATATATTTATTTTGCAAGACCTGACAGTAATTTTGACGGTACAAGTGTTTATCATTCAAGAATTATGGCAGGAAAGTTTTTAGCAATGGATAGTCCTGTTGATGCGGACATTGTTGTGGGGGTTCCTGAATCAGGTAATGCAGCAGCAATGGGATATGCAATGCAGTCAGGAATTCCTTACGGAACTGCTTTTGTCAAGAATGCATATGTTGGAAGAACATTTATTAAACCTCAGCAGAAGAGTAGAGAATCAAGCGTTCGAGTAAAATTAAATGTTTTGAAGGAAGCTGTTAACGGCAAGCGAGTTGTTATGATTGACGACTCAATTGTAAGAGGAACTACAAGTGACAGAATTGTACAGATGCTTAAAGATGCAGGTGCAACAGAAGTTCACGTAAGAATTAGTTCACCACCATTTATCAGTGAATGCTATTTTGGAACGGACGTGCCAAATAAGGAACAGCTTATAGCTCACAACCGTACTATAGAAGATATAAGACAAGTAATCGGTTCAGATTCATTGGCTTATCTTAGCATAGACAGACTAATCGAATTATCAGGTGGAAAGGCTATCTGTAAGGGATGCTTTACAGGTGAATATCCAATGGAACCACCAACGGAAGACATTCGTGGAGAGTATGACAAGTAA
- the gatA gene encoding Asp-tRNA(Asn)/Glu-tRNA(Gln) amidotransferase subunit GatA yields the protein MNLMSLTAVELGKKIKSGEVRVVDAVNAAFDQIEAVEKDINSYVTVYKKEEVLEKAEHIQKLIDEGQLTGPLAGVPVAIKDNMCTRDKLTTCSSKILGNFYPTYSAEAVINLEKAGAVIIGKTNMDEFAMGSTTETSFYGPTKNPWNKEHVPGGSSGGSCAAVAAEECSYALGSDTGGSIRQPSSFCGVTGIKPTYGTVSRYGLIAYGSSLDQIGPVAKDVTDCTTILETIASYDSKDSTSVKRDDYNFTEALVEDVKGLKIGIPKDYFGEGLEPEVKEAILKAVDVLKDKGAIVEEFDLSLVEYAIPAYYVIASAEASSNLSRFDGVKYGYRTEEYNGLHNMYKKTRSEGFGEEVKRRIMLGSFVLSSGYYDAYYLKALRTKALIKKAFDEAFAKYDVIIGPAAPTTAPKLGDSLSDPIKMYLGDIYTISVNLAGLPGISVPCGQDSNGLPIGMQIIGDCFKEKNIIRAAYTFEQAKNGYDRCDVAKARD from the coding sequence ATGAATTTGATGAGTTTGACAGCAGTAGAGCTGGGTAAAAAAATCAAGTCAGGCGAAGTCAGGGTTGTAGATGCAGTAAATGCAGCATTTGACCAGATTGAAGCTGTTGAGAAAGATATAAATAGTTATGTTACAGTTTATAAAAAAGAAGAAGTCTTAGAAAAGGCAGAACATATACAGAAATTAATTGATGAAGGACAGCTAACAGGTCCTTTGGCAGGTGTTCCTGTAGCAATAAAGGATAATATGTGTACAAGAGACAAGCTTACAACATGTAGCTCAAAAATCTTAGGAAACTTTTATCCAACATATTCAGCAGAAGCTGTTATTAATCTTGAAAAAGCAGGAGCAGTAATTATTGGAAAAACTAACATGGATGAGTTTGCCATGGGAAGTACAACAGAAACATCTTTCTATGGACCAACTAAGAATCCATGGAATAAAGAACATGTACCTGGTGGCTCATCAGGTGGTAGCTGTGCAGCAGTTGCAGCAGAAGAATGCTCATATGCATTGGGTTCAGATACAGGTGGATCAATTAGACAGCCAAGTTCATTTTGTGGTGTAACAGGAATTAAGCCAACTTACGGAACAGTATCCCGTTACGGTCTTATTGCCTATGGTTCATCACTTGATCAGATTGGACCTGTTGCAAAAGACGTTACAGACTGCACAACAATTCTTGAAACTATTGCAAGCTACGATTCAAAAGATTCAACATCAGTAAAGAGAGATGATTACAACTTTACAGAAGCTTTAGTTGAGGATGTTAAGGGACTAAAGATTGGTATTCCAAAAGACTATTTTGGTGAAGGTCTTGAACCTGAAGTTAAAGAAGCAATTCTTAAGGCAGTTGATGTATTAAAAGACAAAGGTGCAATTGTTGAAGAATTTGATTTAAGCCTTGTTGAGTATGCAATTCCTGCATATTATGTTATTGCGTCAGCAGAAGCAAGCTCAAACCTTTCAAGATTTGATGGTGTAAAATACGGATACAGAACAGAAGAATACAATGGACTTCACAATATGTATAAGAAGACACGTTCAGAAGGCTTTGGTGAAGAAGTTAAGAGAAGAATTATGTTAGGTTCTTTCGTTTTAAGTTCAGGATATTATGATGCTTACTATTTGAAAGCACTTAGAACAAAAGCACTTATAAAGAAAGCTTTCGATGAAGCTTTTGCAAAATACGATGTAATTATCGGACCGGCTGCACCAACCACAGCTCCTAAATTAGGAGACAGCCTTTCAGACCCAATTAAGATGTATCTTGGAGACATTTACACAATCTCAGTTAACCTTGCAGGACTTCCGGGTATTTCAGTTCCATGTGGACAGGATTCTAACGGACTTCCAATAGGAATGCAGATTATTGGTGACTGCTTTAAAGAAAAAAATATTATAAGAGCAGCATACACATTTGAGCAGGCAAAAAATGGCTATGACAGATGTGATGTAGCAAAAGCAAGAGATTAG
- the gatC gene encoding Asp-tRNA(Asn)/Glu-tRNA(Gln) amidotransferase subunit GatC has protein sequence MANIISDETIEYVGILAKLELSDEEKEKAKSDMGRMLDYIDMLNQLDTSNVEPMSHVFPVNNVFREDVVVNGDDRENILKNAPEQKDGAFVVPKTFEE, from the coding sequence ATGGCTAATATTATTTCAGACGAAACAATAGAATACGTTGGAATTCTTGCAAAGCTTGAATTATCTGACGAAGAAAAAGAAAAGGCTAAAAGTGACATGGGAAGAATGCTTGACTACATTGATATGTTAAATCAGCTTGATACAAGCAATGTAGAACCTATGAGCCATGTATTTCCTGTAAACAATGTTTTCAGAGAAGATGTTGTTGTTAACGGGGATGATAGAGAGAATATATTGAAGAATGCACCGGAACAGAAGGATGGAGCTTTTGTAGTTCCAAAAACATTTGAAGAATAA
- the gatB gene encoding Asp-tRNA(Asn)/Glu-tRNA(Gln) amidotransferase subunit GatB encodes MKQYETVIGLEVHVELATKTKIFCSCSTEFGGAPNTHTCPVCTGMPGSLPVLNKQVVEYAMAVGLATNCSITQNCKFDRKNYFYPDNPQNYQISQLYKPICTNGYVEIKGDDGEKKQVRIHEIHMEEDAGKLVHDDWNDCSLVDLNRSGVPLIEIVSEPDMRSSDEVIAYLEKLRLIIQYLGASDCKLNEGSMRADVNLSVREYGAKEFGTRTEMKNLNSFKAIARAIENERERQIDLIEAGEAVIQETRRWDDTKEYSYAMRSKEDAQDYRYFPDPDLVPIIISDEWMAEVKSKEPEFRDEKMARYISEFNLPEYDADIITLYKPLADLFEAAVQKGSAPKEASNWLMGETMRIVKDKGIEPDQVKLTGENFAKFLKLIENDVINKTVAKEVFEAIFDGGVNPEAYVEEHGLKMDNDTDGLKKIIEEVVANNPKAVADYQGGNKKAIGALVGQTMKATQGKANPQMINKILNEILNK; translated from the coding sequence ATGAAACAGTACGAAACAGTTATTGGACTTGAAGTTCATGTAGAATTAGCAACAAAAACAAAAATTTTCTGCTCCTGTTCAACAGAGTTTGGCGGAGCACCAAACACACATACATGTCCTGTTTGTACAGGAATGCCGGGATCCCTTCCTGTTTTAAACAAGCAGGTAGTTGAATATGCCATGGCTGTAGGACTTGCAACAAACTGTAGCATTACACAGAATTGCAAGTTTGACAGAAAGAACTATTTTTATCCTGATAACCCACAGAACTACCAGATTTCACAGCTTTACAAACCTATTTGTACAAACGGTTATGTTGAAATCAAAGGTGATGATGGAGAAAAAAAACAGGTAAGAATCCACGAAATTCATATGGAAGAAGATGCAGGTAAGTTAGTACATGACGATTGGAATGATTGCTCATTAGTTGACTTAAACCGTTCAGGAGTTCCACTTATTGAAATCGTGTCAGAACCAGATATGCGTTCAAGCGATGAAGTTATAGCTTATCTTGAGAAACTTCGTCTTATAATTCAGTATCTTGGAGCATCAGACTGTAAGCTTAACGAAGGTTCTATGAGAGCAGATGTAAACCTTTCAGTTCGTGAATATGGTGCAAAAGAATTTGGCACAAGAACAGAAATGAAGAATCTTAACTCTTTTAAGGCTATTGCAAGAGCAATTGAAAATGAAAGAGAAAGACAGATTGATTTAATAGAAGCAGGAGAAGCAGTAATTCAGGAAACACGTAGATGGGATGATACAAAGGAATATTCTTATGCTATGCGTTCAAAAGAAGATGCTCAGGATTACAGATATTTCCCTGATCCTGACCTTGTTCCAATTATCATTAGTGACGAATGGATGGCTGAAGTTAAGTCAAAAGAACCTGAATTTAGAGATGAAAAGATGGCAAGATATATTTCAGAATTTAACCTTCCTGAATATGATGCTGACATTATTACATTATACAAACCATTGGCAGATCTTTTTGAAGCAGCAGTACAAAAGGGTAGCGCACCTAAGGAAGCAAGCAACTGGCTTATGGGTGAAACAATGCGTATAGTTAAGGACAAGGGCATTGAGCCTGATCAGGTAAAACTTACAGGTGAAAATTTTGCCAAGTTCCTTAAATTAATCGAAAATGATGTGATTAACAAAACAGTTGCCAAGGAAGTTTTTGAAGCAATCTTTGATGGTGGCGTAAATCCTGAAGCATATGTTGAAGAACACGGATTAAAGATGGACAACGATACAGATGGTCTTAAGAAGATAATTGAAGAAGTTGTAGCCAACAATCCTAAGGCAGTTGCCGATTATCAGGGTGGAAACAAGAAAGCAATTGGAGCTTTGGTAGGCCAGACTATGAAGGCTACACAGGGCAAGGCTAATCCACAGATGATTAACAAAATCCTTAATGAAATATTGAATAAATAA
- the purB gene encoding adenylosuccinate lyase has protein sequence MNDRYQSPLSERYASKEMQYIFSPDMKFKTWRKLWIALAESEMELGLNITQEQVDELKAHADDINYDVAKEREKLVRHDVMSHVYAYGVQCPKAKGIIHLGATSCYVGDNTDIIVMTEALKLVRKKLINVINELAKFADKYKNQPTLAFTHFQPAQPTTVGKRATLWLMELKLDLDDLDYIIDSMMLLGSKGTTGTQASFLELFEGDHEKIKELENKIAKKMGYTKCFPVSGQTYSRKMDTRVLNVLAGIAASAHKFSNDIRLLQHLKEIEEPFEKNQIGSSAMAYKRNPMRSERIASLANYVMVTALNPAITSATQWFERTLDDSANKRLSVPESFLAIDGILDLYLNVVDGLVVYDKVIEKRLMSELPFMATENIMMDAVKAGGDRQELHEKIRELSMEAGKNVKEKGLDNNLLELIANDPAFNMSLEDLQKTMDPSKYVGRSPEQVDEFLTEVINPILEENKEILGMSATINV, from the coding sequence ATGAACGACAGATACCAGAGCCCATTATCAGAAAGATATGCAAGTAAGGAAATGCAGTACATTTTTTCACCTGACATGAAATTTAAAACTTGGAGAAAGTTATGGATTGCATTAGCAGAATCAGAAATGGAATTAGGACTTAACATTACTCAGGAACAGGTTGATGAATTAAAAGCTCACGCTGATGATATTAACTATGATGTTGCAAAAGAAAGAGAAAAATTAGTACGTCACGATGTTATGTCACATGTTTACGCATACGGAGTACAGTGTCCTAAGGCTAAAGGAATTATCCACCTTGGTGCAACATCATGCTATGTTGGAGATAATACAGATATTATCGTAATGACAGAAGCATTAAAGCTTGTAAGAAAGAAACTCATAAACGTAATTAATGAACTTGCAAAATTCGCAGATAAATATAAAAATCAGCCAACATTGGCGTTTACACATTTCCAGCCTGCTCAGCCTACAACAGTTGGTAAGAGAGCAACTTTATGGCTTATGGAATTAAAATTAGACTTAGATGATCTTGACTACATTATTGACAGTATGATGCTTTTAGGAAGCAAGGGTACAACAGGAACTCAGGCAAGCTTCTTAGAATTATTTGAAGGCGACCATGAAAAGATTAAAGAATTAGAAAACAAGATTGCTAAGAAGATGGGATACACAAAGTGCTTCCCTGTATCCGGACAGACATATTCAAGAAAGATGGACACAAGGGTTCTTAATGTATTAGCAGGTATTGCTGCAAGTGCTCACAAGTTTTCAAATGACATTAGACTTTTACAGCACCTTAAAGAAATTGAAGAACCATTCGAAAAGAATCAGATTGGTTCATCAGCTATGGCATATAAGAGAAACCCAATGCGTAGCGAAAGAATTGCATCATTAGCTAACTATGTAATGGTTACAGCTTTAAATCCTGCAATTACATCAGCAACACAGTGGTTTGAAAGAACATTAGATGACTCAGCTAATAAGCGTTTAAGCGTTCCTGAATCATTCCTTGCAATTGATGGTATTCTTGATTTATACCTTAATGTAGTAGACGGATTAGTAGTTTATGACAAGGTTATTGAAAAGAGACTTATGAGCGAACTTCCATTTATGGCAACAGAAAATATTATGATGGATGCTGTTAAGGCAGGCGGAGACAGACAGGAATTACACGAAAAGATTCGTGAATTATCAATGGAAGCAGGAAAAAATGTTAAGGAGAAAGGTTTAGATAACAATCTTCTTGAACTTATTGCAAATGATCCTGCATTTAATATGAGTCTTGAAGATCTTCAGAAGACAATGGATCCTTCAAAGTATGTTGGACGTTCACCTGAACAGGTTGACGAATTCCTTACAGAAGTTATTAATCCTATTTTGGAAGAAAACAAAGAGATTCTTGGAATGTCAGCAACAATCAATGTATAA
- a CDS encoding cysteine ABC transporter substrate-binding protein, protein MKKKILGVLLVVGIIAGVIAGCGNSNTTQNGAENASQASATAKARTIDEIKKSGKIKIGVFSDKNPFGYVDENGKVQGYDVYFAKRIAKDLLGSEDAVDFVYVEAASRVEYLKSAKVDITLANFTVTDERKEQVDFALPYMKVALGIVSPQKAEITDVNQLKGKKLIVVKGTTAETYFSKNYPDVTLVKFDEYQEAYDALLDGRGDAFSTDNTEVLAWAKQNKGFVVGVESLGDIDTIAPAVQKGNTELLNWLNDEIKTLAKEKFFHKDFDETLKSVYGDSIDPEKLVVEGGVVE, encoded by the coding sequence ATGAAAAAGAAAATTTTAGGAGTTTTATTGGTAGTTGGTATTATTGCAGGAGTTATTGCAGGATGTGGAAACAGCAATACTACACAGAATGGAGCAGAAAATGCAAGTCAGGCATCAGCTACGGCAAAGGCTAGAACTATTGACGAAATTAAGAAGTCAGGCAAAATCAAAATTGGTGTGTTTAGCGACAAGAATCCATTTGGTTATGTAGACGAAAATGGAAAAGTTCAGGGGTATGATGTTTATTTTGCAAAGAGAATTGCAAAGGATCTTCTTGGTAGTGAAGATGCAGTTGATTTTGTTTATGTAGAGGCAGCAAGCCGTGTTGAATATTTAAAATCAGCAAAAGTTGACATTACATTGGCAAACTTTACAGTAACTGATGAAAGAAAAGAACAGGTTGATTTCGCACTTCCATATATGAAGGTGGCACTTGGAATTGTTTCACCACAAAAGGCAGAAATAACAGATGTAAATCAGTTAAAGGGAAAGAAATTAATTGTTGTTAAGGGAACAACAGCAGAAACATATTTTTCAAAAAACTATCCTGATGTAACACTTGTAAAATTTGATGAATATCAGGAAGCATATGATGCTTTGTTAGATGGCCGTGGAGATGCATTCTCAACAGACAACACAGAAGTTCTTGCATGGGCAAAACAGAACAAAGGATTCGTAGTAGGAGTTGAATCACTTGGAGATATTGACACAATTGCACCTGCAGTACAGAAGGGTAACACAGAGTTGCTTAACTGGTTAAATGATGAAATTAAGACATTGGCTAAGGAAAAATTCTTCCATAAGGACTTTGATGAAACATTAAAGAGTGTTTACGGAGATAGTATCGATCCTGAAAAACTTGTAGTTGAAGGCGGAGTGGTTGAATAA
- a CDS encoding RNA polymerase sigma factor has translation MDKTYAGMSYEEVVEKYSDYITRMCVVWTQNEEAAKDCFQNTFIKLYKSSKTFNDSEHLKAWLLRVARNECNDYHRTFWNKNVSIGLDREKLERVKNDSANKIQFDSDTENLVKALRKLSLKYREVLVLYYYQEYSTKEISDILQLSVNTVKSRLQRGREKLAKIIKKQV, from the coding sequence ATGGATAAAACTTATGCCGGTATGAGTTATGAAGAAGTTGTTGAGAAATATTCTGATTACATAACAAGAATGTGTGTGGTGTGGACACAAAATGAAGAAGCAGCTAAAGATTGTTTTCAAAATACATTTATAAAGCTTTACAAGAGTTCAAAAACTTTTAATGACAGTGAACATTTGAAAGCATGGTTACTTAGAGTAGCAAGAAATGAGTGCAATGATTACCATAGAACTTTTTGGAATAAAAATGTATCAATTGGATTAGATAGAGAGAAATTGGAAAGAGTGAAAAATGATTCAGCAAATAAAATTCAATTTGACAGTGATACAGAAAATTTAGTTAAAGCATTGAGAAAACTATCTTTAAAGTATCGAGAAGTTTTAGTTCTTTATTATTATCAGGAATATAGTACAAAAGAAATTTCGGATATTCTTCAGTTAAGTGTTAATACCGTAAAATCAAGGTTACAACGTGGTAGAGAAAAGCTTGCAAAAATCATAAAAAAGCAGGTTTAA